In a genomic window of Cystobacter fuscus DSM 2262:
- a CDS encoding ATP-binding response regulator: protein MSRAADAHAIRVLLVEDDEDDYVLTRDCLRQLGPRRVVLEWVATCERALEELESGNHDVCLVDYRLGAMTGLELLQQARSRGWEGPFILLTGQEDDDIDHQAQQAGATDFIEKSQLTPTLLERSIRYGLQHTRTMEALRRSQESFRELIERLPDGVCVMHDTRLVYMNPTYVRLLGYSSQTELLGKTLLELGQKFLRPEDWVPLQEDVQRAESTGEPIPPREVLLLARGGGRVPVDLVHLPLMFDGSPSHVWIVRDLTERKQMEGRLLRADRMGSLGLLAAGVAHEINNPLAYTMTNLDHLENQVLPRLGLCGTERREVQELLADTRLGITRVRDIARQLKMFSRGDEDGVLAPVDVHRVLESSIDMAVNELKHRTRLVRDYGEPVQVQANEGRLGQVFLNLLVNAAHAIPEGNAADNEVRVVTRREGARVRIEVRDTGVGISPEHLGRMFEPFFTTKPVGVGTGLGLSICHDIVTSFGGQMGVESREGHGSTFWLLLDAISPEARVEASPAPAEAAPAARKGRVLVVDDEPMIGTAIRRTLQREHEVVTLTSAREAFARLMSGEHFDVILCDVMMPEMSGVDLHQQLAQHLPALAEQLIFLSGGAFTPKAREFLAQVGNRRVDKPFSARELRDMVQSVLARALDA from the coding sequence ATGAGCCGTGCGGCCGATGCACACGCCATCCGCGTCCTGCTCGTCGAGGACGACGAGGATGATTACGTCCTGACCCGGGACTGCCTGCGGCAATTGGGCCCGCGGCGGGTGGTGCTCGAGTGGGTGGCGACCTGCGAGCGGGCCCTGGAGGAGCTGGAGTCCGGCAACCATGACGTGTGTCTGGTGGACTACCGGCTCGGAGCCATGACGGGGCTCGAGCTGCTCCAGCAGGCGCGGAGCAGGGGCTGGGAGGGCCCGTTCATCCTGTTGACCGGACAGGAGGACGACGACATCGACCATCAGGCCCAGCAGGCCGGGGCCACCGACTTCATCGAGAAGTCCCAGCTCACCCCCACGCTCCTGGAGCGCTCCATCCGCTATGGGCTCCAGCACACGCGCACGATGGAGGCCCTGCGCCGCTCCCAGGAGAGCTTCCGCGAGCTCATCGAGCGGCTGCCCGACGGCGTCTGCGTGATGCACGACACGCGGCTCGTCTACATGAACCCCACCTACGTCCGCCTGCTGGGCTACTCGTCCCAGACGGAGCTGTTGGGCAAGACCCTGCTGGAGCTGGGACAGAAGTTCCTCCGTCCGGAGGATTGGGTCCCGCTCCAGGAGGATGTCCAGCGCGCGGAGTCCACGGGCGAGCCCATCCCGCCCCGGGAAGTCCTGCTGCTGGCACGCGGGGGCGGCCGCGTTCCCGTGGACCTCGTCCATCTCCCCCTGATGTTCGACGGCTCGCCCTCCCATGTGTGGATCGTCCGGGACCTGACCGAGCGCAAGCAGATGGAGGGACGGCTGCTGCGCGCGGACCGCATGGGCTCACTCGGGTTGCTCGCCGCGGGAGTCGCGCATGAGATCAACAACCCGCTCGCCTACACGATGACCAACCTGGACCACCTGGAGAACCAGGTGCTGCCCCGGCTGGGCTTGTGCGGCACCGAGCGACGCGAGGTGCAGGAGCTGCTGGCGGATACCCGGCTCGGCATCACCCGGGTGCGCGACATCGCGCGGCAGTTGAAGATGTTCTCGCGCGGGGACGAGGACGGGGTACTGGCGCCCGTGGACGTGCACCGGGTGCTCGAGTCCTCCATCGACATGGCGGTGAACGAGCTCAAGCACCGCACGCGGCTGGTGCGCGACTACGGGGAGCCGGTCCAGGTCCAGGCGAACGAAGGCCGGCTCGGGCAGGTGTTCCTCAACCTGCTCGTCAACGCGGCCCATGCCATTCCCGAGGGGAACGCGGCGGACAACGAGGTGCGCGTCGTCACGCGGCGCGAGGGGGCGCGCGTGCGCATCGAGGTGCGCGACACGGGCGTGGGCATCTCCCCGGAGCACCTCGGGCGGATGTTCGAGCCGTTCTTCACCACCAAGCCCGTGGGCGTGGGCACCGGGCTCGGCCTGTCCATCTGCCACGACATCGTGACGAGCTTCGGCGGGCAGATGGGGGTGGAGAGCCGCGAGGGACACGGCAGCACCTTCTGGCTCCTCCTCGACGCCATCAGCCCCGAGGCCCGGGTGGAGGCCTCCCCAGCGCCCGCCGAGGCGGCCCCCGCCGCGCGCAAGGGCCGCGTGCTCGTCGTGGATGACGAGCCGATGATTGGCACGGCCATCCGCCGCACGCTCCAGCGGGAGCACGAGGTGGTGACGCTGACGAGCGCGCGCGAGGCCTTCGCGCGGCTCATGAGCGGAGAGCACTTCGACGTCATCCTGTGTGACGTGATGATGCCGGAGATGAGCGGGGTGGACCTGCACCAGCAGCTCGCGCAGCACCTGCCCGCCCTGGCCGAGCAGCTCATCTTCCTGTCCGGTGGCGCCTTCACGCCCAAGGCCCGCGAGTTCCTCGCGCAGGTGGGCAACCGCCGGGTGGACAAGCCCTTCTCCGCCCGGGAACTTCGGGACATGGTCCAGTCGGTGCTGGCGCGCGCACTGGACGCCTAG
- a CDS encoding response regulator, with amino-acid sequence MEPKRAVTILMADDDPDDRDFARSAMQESRLANELRFVEDGEELINYLRRLGRYANPKDSPRPGLILLDLNMPRKDGREALREIKSDPALKNIPIVVLTTSKAEEDILRSYNLGANCFITKPVTFEGLVEVVKVLNRHWLQIVELPPETSSE; translated from the coding sequence ATGGAGCCCAAACGAGCTGTCACCATCCTGATGGCGGATGACGACCCGGATGACCGGGACTTCGCCCGCTCGGCCATGCAGGAGAGCCGGCTCGCCAACGAGCTGCGCTTCGTCGAGGACGGCGAGGAGCTCATCAACTACCTGCGCCGCCTCGGCCGCTACGCCAACCCCAAGGACTCCCCGCGACCGGGGTTGATCCTCCTGGACCTGAACATGCCGCGCAAGGATGGCCGCGAGGCGCTCCGGGAGATCAAATCCGACCCGGCGCTCAAGAACATCCCCATCGTCGTGCTGACCACGTCCAAGGCCGAGGAGGACATCCTGCGCAGCTACAACCTCGGGGCCAACTGCTTCATCACCAAGCCGGTGACCTTCGAGGGGCTCGTCGAGGTCGTGAAGGTCCTCAACCGGCACTGGCTGCAGATCGTCGAACTGCCTCCCGAAACAAGCTCCGAATGA
- a CDS encoding copper amine oxidase, producing the protein MQRVVAIGMGLGFAHVAQAQGCSPAACTGTTQVDHTFASGSRWNFNVMNCPCEGLVIQRASYMPVGGTSRLVLGQGSIAELHVPYVMGTPRPLDVTDAGLGSSALTLTEAECAGGTLLANNQICQNIDDRGYAWKFRDNFQRGESVSVSMASQLGQYTYINQWEFHDDGTIEPRMGLSGRLQQVRSGVGYAPYGSRMDSETNETPVYGISHLHNIYYRLDFDIDGAADDAVEQMTFQPSTSPSPESACATPGTCGVNVRTPIPLEAAQDLAPESYTSWVVYDKTRTNGDGRNVGYELVPHIEGLWTGQVSTTEPWSAHEFWVTRYNGCEMLAVGNFPPHIASSCSSAPTNVSAMVDGQSVDGQDVVVWYVNRHLHVPRDEDQDNMPMSWLSFEIRPRSFHHKNPLEP; encoded by the coding sequence ATGCAGAGGGTCGTGGCCATCGGGATGGGACTTGGCTTCGCGCACGTCGCGCAGGCACAAGGGTGCTCCCCCGCGGCCTGCACCGGCACCACCCAGGTGGATCACACCTTCGCCTCGGGCTCGAGGTGGAACTTCAATGTCATGAATTGCCCGTGTGAGGGGCTGGTCATCCAGAGGGCCAGCTACATGCCCGTGGGAGGCACGTCGCGACTGGTGCTCGGCCAGGGGAGCATCGCGGAGCTCCACGTCCCCTACGTCATGGGCACCCCCCGCCCCCTCGACGTCACCGACGCGGGGTTGGGGTCCAGTGCCCTCACGCTCACCGAGGCGGAGTGCGCGGGAGGGACGCTGCTGGCCAACAACCAGATCTGCCAGAACATCGACGATCGCGGCTACGCCTGGAAGTTCAGGGACAACTTCCAGCGGGGAGAGAGCGTCTCGGTGAGCATGGCCTCGCAGCTCGGCCAGTACACGTACATCAACCAGTGGGAGTTCCATGATGACGGGACCATCGAGCCACGAATGGGGCTGTCGGGCCGGCTCCAGCAAGTCCGCTCGGGCGTGGGCTATGCGCCCTACGGCAGCCGCATGGACTCCGAGACGAACGAGACGCCGGTCTATGGAATCTCCCACCTGCACAACATCTATTACCGGCTGGACTTCGACATCGATGGAGCGGCGGACGACGCGGTCGAGCAGATGACCTTCCAGCCGTCCACGTCCCCTTCTCCCGAAAGCGCCTGCGCCACGCCAGGCACCTGCGGGGTGAACGTGAGGACGCCCATCCCACTCGAGGCCGCCCAGGACCTCGCCCCGGAGAGCTATACGTCGTGGGTCGTCTACGACAAGACGCGCACCAACGGTGACGGGCGGAACGTGGGCTATGAGCTCGTCCCGCACATCGAGGGGCTGTGGACCGGCCAGGTCTCCACCACGGAGCCCTGGTCCGCGCACGAGTTCTGGGTCACCCGCTACAACGGGTGCGAGATGCTCGCGGTGGGCAACTTCCCTCCGCACATCGCCTCGAGTTGCAGCAGCGCGCCAACGAACGTCAGCGCCATGGTGGACGGGCAATCCGTGGATGGGCAGGACGTGGTGGTGTGGTACGTCAACCGGCACCTGCACGTCCCTCGGGACGAGGACCAGGACAACATGCCCATGAGCTGGCTGTCCTTCGAGATCAGGCCGAGGAGCTTCCACCACAAGAACCCACTCGAGCCCTGA